The genomic window GCCCGCAGGCATTCCGCCAGAGCACGATGCAGGCCAACGCGTTCTTGCGCCGCATCCACCGCGTGCCCCTGGCAAAAGAGAAAGGTGAGAATCGCCGCCGGTTCGCTGGTCGCCTGCCGCACCGCGCGTCCGATCATGCCGGTGGTATAGGCTTCCAGCCTGTACTAAACCCGGCGGCCGTTCGGCCGCACGTTCACTGGTACAGGCTGGAAGCCTATACCACCATTGGCGACCTTCGGCCGCTCACACAGAGTGTGCTGACGAAATCTCATTTGCCTTCGTACCAATTTCCTCACAGTAGTAGCTCAGGACTCAGGACTTCTCAGGCAGCCGGCTGCGCCGCTACCCTACGGGGCTCGGGACGTGGCGTCAGCTCAAATGCGCCCCGCAAGGCGTCGACACGATCGGTGCGTTCCCAAGTGAAATGGCCCTCTTCCGGCGCGCGGCCAAAGTGCCCGTACGCCGCCGTGCGCCGGTAAATCGGCCGCTTCAGATCCAGGCTGCGGATGATGCCAGCCGGCTTCAAATCGAAGTGCTCGCGGACGAGAGCGGACAGCCGGTCGTTGGGCACCACGCCGGTGTCGAAGGTGTCGATCAACACCGAAGTCGGTTCGGCGACACCGATGGCGTAGGAGAGCTGCACCTCACACTTGCTGGCCAGCTTGGCGGCAACGATGTTCTTGGCGATGTAACGCGCCATGTAGGCGGCGCTGCGATCAACCTTGGTCGGATCCTTCCCGGAAAAGGCGCCGCCGCCATGACGGCTGTAGCCGCCATAGGTGTCGACGATGATCTTACGCCCGGTCAGGCCGCAGTCGCCCACTGGGCCGCCGATGACAAAGCGCCCCGTCGGGTTGACGTGGTACTTGATGCCGGGATGCATGTACTCGTGTGGCACGACCTTCTTGATGACTTCTTCCACGATCAGCTCACGTAAGGTCTCGTAGGGTACATCAGGGCTGTGCTGTGACGACACGACGACGGTGTCGACGCGGTGTGGGCGCCCGCCCCGGTACTCGACGGTCACCTGCGATTTCGCATCCGGGCGCAAGAAAGGGTAGGCGCCGCTCTTGCGAATGTCGGTCAAGTGTTTGACCAGCTGATGCGCCAGCACGATCGGCAGCGGCATCAACTCGGGCGTTTCGTCACAGGCAAACCCGAACATCAATCCTTGATCACCGGCGCCTTGCTCCTTCTGCTCCCCTTCGTCAACGCCCTGCGCAATGTCGGGTGATTGGCCCTCAATGGCGACGATGACGGCGCAGGTCTCGGCGTCGAAGCCCACGTCGGAGGAGTTGTACCCGATCTGGCGAACCGTTTGGCGTACCACGTCGGTGTAATTGATCTGGGTCCGGGTCGTGATTTCA from Candidatus Binatia bacterium includes these protein-coding regions:
- the metK gene encoding methionine adenosyltransferase; translation: MALKDFVFTSESVSEGHPDKMCDQISDAILDAALAGDPNSRVACESLAKTGMIVVAGEITTRTQINYTDVVRQTVRQIGYNSSDVGFDAETCAVIVAIEGQSPDIAQGVDEGEQKEQGAGDQGLMFGFACDETPELMPLPIVLAHQLVKHLTDIRKSGAYPFLRPDAKSQVTVEYRGGRPHRVDTVVVSSQHSPDVPYETLRELIVEEVIKKVVPHEYMHPGIKYHVNPTGRFVIGGPVGDCGLTGRKIIVDTYGGYSRHGGGAFSGKDPTKVDRSAAYMARYIAKNIVAAKLASKCEVQLSYAIGVAEPTSVLIDTFDTGVVPNDRLSALVREHFDLKPAGIIRSLDLKRPIYRRTAAYGHFGRAPEEGHFTWERTDRVDALRGAFELTPRPEPRRVAAQPAA